From a single Rutidosis leptorrhynchoides isolate AG116_Rl617_1_P2 chromosome 5, CSIRO_AGI_Rlap_v1, whole genome shotgun sequence genomic region:
- the LOC139846549 gene encoding uncharacterized protein, protein MPLFLSAGVVLVCSDLVKRFELGHILYASDSVVVMEKEGNGPVAKPVEDGAHVSISVQDDVTSHSSSNTINPEIPAYARILVYMYFCSATVLMFVRTVQNDKKSPLHVNGVLLNFSGVPLCVTILVTGILKCANYFEFSWMRDIHYTILKCISYCSASLSLLLLVMVLIIPVKLSWNGFLVASVILGIVIADFNSHYDKSFEQEKIYTITFFILLSVPLLFVLVIFLPINLNWIVWMVYALIFQLNLFWLLYDYIKH, encoded by the exons ATGCCCCTGTTCCTCTCAGCTGGTGTGGTTCTTGTTTGCAG CGACCTTGTTAAAAGGTTTGAGTTGGGCCATATTTTATACGCATCCGATTCAGTAGTAGTAATGGAAAAAGAAGGTAATGGGCCGGTTGCCAAACCAGTTGAAGATGGTGCACATGTTTCCATATCAGTTCAAGATGATGTCACATCACATTCCTCCTCGAACACCATCAATCCAGA GATTCCAGCATACGCACGTATCTTGGTGTATATGTATTTTTGCTCTGCGACTGTTTTGATGTTTGTTCGCACTGTTCAAAACGATAAGAAATCACCACTTCACGTGAATGGTGTTTTATTGAACTTTTCTGGTGTACCATTATGTGTTACCATATTGGTAACGGGTATTTTGAAATGTGCAAATTACTTTGAATTCTCATGGATGAGGGATATTCATTACACTATCTTAAAGTGTATTAGTTACTGCTCTGCAAGTCTCTCCCTCTTGTTACTTGTGATGGTGTTAATCATCCCGGTCAAACTCAGTTGGAATGGATTTTTAGTGGCGTCTGTAATCCTTGGTATTGTAATTGCAGACTTCAATTCGCATTATGATAAAAGTTTCGAGCAAGAGAAAATCTACACCATAACCTTTTTCATATTATTGTCAGTGCCTCTTTTATTTGTGTTGGTGATCTTCCTCCCCATCAACCTCAACTGGATTGTGTGGATGGTTTATGCTTTAATCTTTCAATTGAACTTATTCTGGTtgctatatgattatattaaacatTAA